TATCCCCTATGTTTACCGTAGGTTGAAAATCCCAGCGACGATTCTTATCCAAAGGGGGAAGATAGACTCCGCGATTTAAGAAAAGACCTGCAGCGTCAGCTACTTTCTCTAAAGGATTTTGCAGCCCATCGAAGATAGAGGTTAAAAGCCCAGGACCTAACTCAGCCTCTAGTAAATGCGAGGAAAATTTTACTGGGCAACCAAATGATATACCCCTGGTATCTTCAAAAACTTGAATTTTGGCAGCATTTCCTATGATTTCAATGACCTCAGCTTTTAGGGGGTGTCCTTTATCTAATTGGATCATGACTACTTCCCCTTGTTGAATATTTCCTTGATATTCAACATGAAGTAGATTTCCAAAGACTTTTTTTACCAGGCCTTTAGCGGCTTGTTTCATCATAGAGCTCATCCTTTTTATCCGGTTTGAAATGTCTCAAAAACTTTCTCCCCTTCTTTTTTGTCTAAATGGTAAAGTGATTCCACTAATATAAATTGCGCTACATAACAGAGAATATGATCGATAGAAAATAAGCTTTTGCTCACTATGTCTGCAACAGTCGTAAACTGATATTCTGTAAAGGCTCGATATTGTTCCCAAGGATCTTTGTAATAGGTAAAAAAGATCTCTTTCAAACGTGCATACTCAAAAGGAGGCGTATATCTTTCTAAATCCTTTTGCAATAAAATATTCTTTATAAAAGGATCTAGGGGATCTTCAAACTGCAGCTCTTGTAGAAGATCTTTTTTAGCTTGGATAGCCCTTAAGCCCAGTAAAACCAATCTAGATTCTCTCTCAAAAATTAAATAGTCTTTTAAGAACCCTTTTTGCTTAGCAATTTCCTCTGCAAAAAACTGCGTAAATAACCCCCAGAAATTTTTTAATTTTGTTGCGTTGTCTTCAAATTGATCTAAAAAATCAAAGACGTATTGAGGTAAATCGCTTTTTACAAGTAGAGCTTCGTCCAATTCTTTTTCTGAAAAGTTCCCATGTGGATCGATAGGCTTCCCTAAAAGCAGATTCCTAATATTTGATAGATCCACAGCTAAGCGCAATACTTTGATCTTTTCCAAATCTTTGCGACTTAAGTTTACCTGTAATAAGCTCATTAGCTCTTCAAAAGATAGCTCTGTGGGCTTATCTAGAGAAAGAGGAGGTAAAAAAGGTACCAAAAAAACATATCGACTCATTAAAAAATCCTTATTTATCAGACTATTTTTTAAAGATTATTTCATGAAAATCTCTACGACTATATCGCTCTATGAGCTCTTCTAAAGAAGAATCTGTAATTTCTATGGAGATGTTTTTATCATGGATTTTTAACTCAATTCCACCATGAATAGAGGACCCAATCAAAACAGATTTTTCCTGTAGTTTGCTCAAGATATTTTGCAAAAGAAGGGCATTTATCTCTCGAGCAGGAACCGCTTCTGGAATGTAGACGCTTAAGTCTGATTCAATGCCTTCTTTTTCAATAGCACCTATAACCGCATTAATCAGTCGGGATAGAACTTCTGGCTTATTCATCTCACCTTTAAGCAAATACAATAATTCTTTGTTGAATATATTTTCTTTGATTTCCTGCTTTAAAGCTTCGATGACTTGTTTGCTTGTCTGAGATAGAGAAGACTCAAAAATAGCTCTTTCCTTTTGAATTTGCTCTTTAGCATTGATAAGCAGTTGCTGTTGTTTTAAGTGAGCTTGCGCAATAATTTCTTGAGCTTGTAGACTAGCTTGTGCTAGCATTTCTTCAGCCTGTTTTTGGGAGGGCTCTAATGTTTCTTTACGTAGAACATCGCAGATCTTTTTTACTTTATCTTTTCCTGTCTCCATTATCAAAAACCTATGTGTTTTGCAGAACAATTTGACACTTCAAAGAACCAAACGATGCATAAAGCGCACCCAGGTGCTATTATTTATACTTGAACAAATGATAAATCGGCTATAAGTTATTGACTTTAAGATGATATTTTTCATTCATCTGACTAATTAAAAATTAAAGTTTACAACAAACCCTTCTGTTTGTGATAAAATTAGCTATCTTTTTTAGAGGAACACATTCATGAAAAAAGCAATCTGTGCACTTTTGTCCGTTACCACACTTATAAGCAGTCCTTTATACGCTAATAAGTGTTTAGATGTATACCAACAAGAAATCAATGAGACTTGGGAAACAGGAGCTGCTGTAGAAGATAGTAACTTCACCGCTATTTCCACTAGCATGATTGGTTGGGGAATTGGTTTAGCTATAGGAATTGTAGTTTTAGCTTGTGTAATCCATCAAAGCACAAAGTGATCTATGCTCTGCCAGGATTTTTAGGTCTACAATCCGATTGGTCAGCTCTGAAAAAAGAGATTTCCTTAACTCCTATTAATCCTTATCAAATTGCGCAACCAGAGCAAGGTTTGCATAAATGGGCTCAAGAATTTAATAAAATACTTCCAAAAGAGCCCATTCTCTTAGGCTATTCCATGGGAGCTCGTCTATGTATGCACACTCTTTTAGAAAGTTTTCCTAAAGCTCTTATTCTGATTTCTGGTAATCCAGGTTTAAAAACTCAAGAGGAGAAAAAAAAGCGTTTAACTTTAGATCACAATTGGGCAGAGCGTTTTCAGAAAGAGTCATGGGAATCTTTGATGCATAGCTGGAATAACCGCTCTGTATTTTCAGCAACCCCTCTTATACGCTATGAAAAGGATTACTCCCGCAATATCCTCTCTTCTGCACTTAAATCTTGGTCCTTAGCCCATCAAATAGATTTTTCTACAATCCTTGAACAAGCACCTATTCCTATTTTATGGATCACCGGCAAGCTAGACGAAGCCTACTCTAAGAAACCTATGAAATTCTCCCATCCTCTTTCACAAAGCTGGATTGTCCCCTCTTCTGGACATCGAGTTCCTTGGGAACAACCAAAGGCTTTTCTTAAAATACTCCATCAATTTTTAAGATCGATTGAATAAAGCTTAAAGAATCTCTGCAACTTTCCAAGTCCAGTGACCATTAGGAGCACTTCCATCTTTAGGGATCGTTACTGAAACCGTTGTGTTAAAGACAGCAATCGGGCTTTCACGGAAATAA
The window above is part of the Candidatus Rhabdochlamydia sp. T3358 genome. Proteins encoded here:
- a CDS encoding DUF2764 family protein, which encodes MSRYVFLVPFLPPLSLDKPTELSFEELMSLLQVNLSRKDLEKIKVLRLAVDLSNIRNLLLGKPIDPHGNFSEKELDEALLVKSDLPQYVFDFLDQFEDNATKLKNFWGLFTQFFAEEIAKQKGFLKDYLIFERESRLVLLGLRAIQAKKDLLQELQFEDPLDPFIKNILLQKDLERYTPPFEYARLKEIFFTYYKDPWEQYRAFTEYQFTTVADIVSKSLFSIDHILCYVAQFILVESLYHLDKKEGEKVFETFQTG
- a CDS encoding V-type ATP synthase subunit E, translated to METGKDKVKKICDVLRKETLEPSQKQAEEMLAQASLQAQEIIAQAHLKQQQLLINAKEQIQKERAIFESSLSQTSKQVIEALKQEIKENIFNKELLYLLKGEMNKPEVLSRLINAVIGAIEKEGIESDLSVYIPEAVPAREINALLLQNILSKLQEKSVLIGSSIHGGIELKIHDKNISIEITDSSLEELIERYSRRDFHEIIFKK
- a CDS encoding alpha/beta fold hydrolase, whose product is MCNPSKHKVIYALPGFLGLQSDWSALKKEISLTPINPYQIAQPEQGLHKWAQEFNKILPKEPILLGYSMGARLCMHTLLESFPKALILISGNPGLKTQEEKKKRLTLDHNWAERFQKESWESLMHSWNNRSVFSATPLIRYEKDYSRNILSSALKSWSLAHQIDFSTILEQAPIPILWITGKLDEAYSKKPMKFSHPLSQSWIVPSSGHRVPWEQPKAFLKILHQFLRSIE